In Eleginops maclovinus isolate JMC-PN-2008 ecotype Puerto Natales chromosome 10, JC_Emac_rtc_rv5, whole genome shotgun sequence, the following proteins share a genomic window:
- the mbtd1 gene encoding MBT domain-containing protein 1 isoform X1, translated as MEDTRDLAERTPRSERKRRDSFGMFDGYDSCSEESTSSSSSEDSEDEVVPSIPASLPIIKNNGQVYTYPDGKAGMATCEMCGMVGVRDAFYSKTKRFCSVSCSRSYSSNSKKASILARLQGKPPTKKAKVLQKQPLMAKLAAYAQYQASQQNQAKSKAVVPAESFDWGRYICSNDTVGAPVSCFKHAPMGTCWGGIEEGVRLEVPNSDTNLSTKVYWIAEIIKLAGFKALLRYEGFDSDNSKDFWCELCIPEVHPVGWCASSGKPLIPPKTIQHKYSNWKAVLVKRLTGAKTLPPDFNTKVQENLQFPFKKLMRVEVVDKNYLCRTRVALVEQVIGGRLRLVYEESQDGSDDFWCHMYSPLIHNIGWSRSIGHRFKRSDVTKKTEGQVDAPALYFQKVKDVDQGGDWFKDGMKIEAIDPLNLSAICVATVRKVLADGYLMIGIDGSEAVDGSDWFCYHGTSPSIYPVGFCEINNIELTPPRGYTKLPFKWFDYLRETGSIAAPVKLFNKEVPNHGFRQGMKLEAVDLMEPRLVCVATVTRIVHRLLRIHFDGWEDEYDQWVDCESPDLYPVGWCQLTGYQLQPPASQSTRDLPQSVPKQKKKAQQYKGQKKKRKIPVGRRPFSQTGRRRNSFSGDEEQSPPPYPAQGPSRPRPRPRTHLHQTHKSESLLRMKEDTAEVDEFTFSQGTSDQESNGSGSYYIKQEP; from the exons ATGGAAGACACAAGGGATTTG GCTGAACGCACCCCACGTTCAGAGCGAAAGCGGAGAGACTCATTCGGGATGTTTGATGGCTATGACAGCTGCAGTGAGGAGTCTACCAGCAGCTCCAGCTCAGAGGACAGCGAGGATGAGGTGGTGCCCTCCATCCCGGCCAGCCTGCCCATCATCAAGAACAATGGACAGGTGTACACTTACCCCGACGGAAAGGCTGGAATGG CCACTTGTGAGATGTGTGGGATGGTTGGAGTACGAGATGCTTTTTACTCAAAAACCAAGCGCTTCTGCAGTGTCTCCTGTTCTAGGAGTTATTCCTCAAATTCCAAAAAAGCCAGCATCTTGGCAAGACTTCAg GGTAAACCAccaacaaaaaaggcaaaagtcTTACAGAAACAGCCGCTCATGGCAAAGTTGGCTGCTTATGCCCAGTACCAGGCGAGTCAGCAGAACCAGGCCAAATCAAAAGCAG TGGTCCCTGCAGAGAGCTTTGACTGGGGTCGGTATATCTGTAGCAATGACACAGTCGGAGCTCCAGTCAGCTGTTTCAAGCAT GCGCCCATGGGAACATGCTGGGGGGGCATAGAGGAAGGAGTGAGGCTTGAAGTGCCCAACTCTGATACGAACCTCTCCACTAAGGTGTACTGGATAGCAGAAATCATTAAGCTAGCAG GATTCAAGGCTCTCCTGCGGTATGAGGGCTTCGACAGCGACAACAGTAAAGACTTCTGGTGTGAACTCTGCATCCCTGAGGTGCACCCGGTCGGATGGTGTGCTTCGAGTGGCAAACCTCTTATACCTCCGAAAA CCATACAGCATAAATACTCTAACTGGAAAGCCGTTCTTGTGAAGCGTCTCACTGGAGCTAAAACACTGCCACCAGACTTTAACACCAAG GTACAAGAGAACTTGCAGTTCCCCTTTAAGAAGCTGATGCGGGTGGAAGTGGTGGATAAGAACTACCTGTGCCGGACACGGGTGGCGCTGGTGGAACAGGTGATCGGGGGTCGCCTCAGGCTGGTTTATGAGGAGAGCCAGGACGGGTCGGATGACTTCTGGTGCCACATGTACAGCCCCCTCATTCATAATATTGGCTGGTCCCGCAGCATCGGACACCGGTTCAAACGATCCG atgTCACAAAGAAAACTGAGGGTCAAGTAGATGCTCCTGCACTGTATTTCCAGAAg GTGAAAGATGTGGACCAGGGTGGAGATTGGTTCAAAGATGGAATGAAGATAGAAGCCATCGATCCCCTCAACCTCTCAGCTATATGTGTAGCCACTGTAAGAAAG GTGTTGGCAGACGGGTACCTCATGATTGGGATCGATGGTTCTGAGGCGGTGGACGGGTCAGACTGGTTCTGCTACCACGGCACCTCCCCTTCAATCTACCCTGTCGGCTTCTGTGAAATCAACAACATTGAACTCACGCCCCCTAGAG GGTACACTAAACTGCCATTTAAATGGTTTGACTACCTCAGAGAAACAGGTTCAATAGCTGCTCCTGTCAAGCTCTTTAACAAG GAGGTTCCTAATCACGGCTTCCGGCAAGGCATGAAGCTGGAGGCCGTAGATCTAATGGAGCCGCGGCTGGTGTGTGTCGCCACGGTGACGAGGATTGTGCACCGGCTACTGAGGATCCACTTTGACGGCTGGGAGGATGAGTATGACCAGTGGGTGGACTGCGAGTCACCTGACCTCTACCCTGTGGGCTGGTGTCAGCTGACCGGCTACCAGCTGCAACCCCCCGCCTCACAGA GTACCAGAGATCTGCCTCAGTCTGTAcccaaacagaagaagaaggccCAGCAGTACAAAGGCCAAAAGAAAA AGAGGAAGATTCCAGTTGGTCGGCGGCCCTTCAGTCAGACCGGCAGGAGGAGGAACAGCTTCTCTGGAGACGAAGAGCAGAGTCCCCCCCCTTACCCTGCACAGGGGCCCTCTCGGCCGCGGCCCCGACCCAGAACACACCTCcaccaaacacacaaatcaG AGTCTCTCCTGAGGATGAAGGAGGACACGGCTGAGGTGGACGAGTTCACCTTCTCACAGGGCACCTCGGACCAGGAGAGCAACGGCTCTGGCAGCTACTACATCAAACAGGAGCCCTGA
- the mbtd1 gene encoding MBT domain-containing protein 1 isoform X2, giving the protein MFDGYDSCSEESTSSSSSEDSEDEVVPSIPASLPIIKNNGQVYTYPDGKAGMATCEMCGMVGVRDAFYSKTKRFCSVSCSRSYSSNSKKASILARLQGKPPTKKAKVLQKQPLMAKLAAYAQYQASQQNQAKSKAVVPAESFDWGRYICSNDTVGAPVSCFKHAPMGTCWGGIEEGVRLEVPNSDTNLSTKVYWIAEIIKLAGFKALLRYEGFDSDNSKDFWCELCIPEVHPVGWCASSGKPLIPPKTIQHKYSNWKAVLVKRLTGAKTLPPDFNTKVQENLQFPFKKLMRVEVVDKNYLCRTRVALVEQVIGGRLRLVYEESQDGSDDFWCHMYSPLIHNIGWSRSIGHRFKRSDVTKKTEGQVDAPALYFQKVKDVDQGGDWFKDGMKIEAIDPLNLSAICVATVRKVLADGYLMIGIDGSEAVDGSDWFCYHGTSPSIYPVGFCEINNIELTPPRGYTKLPFKWFDYLRETGSIAAPVKLFNKEVPNHGFRQGMKLEAVDLMEPRLVCVATVTRIVHRLLRIHFDGWEDEYDQWVDCESPDLYPVGWCQLTGYQLQPPASQSTRDLPQSVPKQKKKAQQYKGQKKKRKIPVGRRPFSQTGRRRNSFSGDEEQSPPPYPAQGPSRPRPRPRTHLHQTHKSESLLRMKEDTAEVDEFTFSQGTSDQESNGSGSYYIKQEP; this is encoded by the exons ATGTTTGATGGCTATGACAGCTGCAGTGAGGAGTCTACCAGCAGCTCCAGCTCAGAGGACAGCGAGGATGAGGTGGTGCCCTCCATCCCGGCCAGCCTGCCCATCATCAAGAACAATGGACAGGTGTACACTTACCCCGACGGAAAGGCTGGAATGG CCACTTGTGAGATGTGTGGGATGGTTGGAGTACGAGATGCTTTTTACTCAAAAACCAAGCGCTTCTGCAGTGTCTCCTGTTCTAGGAGTTATTCCTCAAATTCCAAAAAAGCCAGCATCTTGGCAAGACTTCAg GGTAAACCAccaacaaaaaaggcaaaagtcTTACAGAAACAGCCGCTCATGGCAAAGTTGGCTGCTTATGCCCAGTACCAGGCGAGTCAGCAGAACCAGGCCAAATCAAAAGCAG TGGTCCCTGCAGAGAGCTTTGACTGGGGTCGGTATATCTGTAGCAATGACACAGTCGGAGCTCCAGTCAGCTGTTTCAAGCAT GCGCCCATGGGAACATGCTGGGGGGGCATAGAGGAAGGAGTGAGGCTTGAAGTGCCCAACTCTGATACGAACCTCTCCACTAAGGTGTACTGGATAGCAGAAATCATTAAGCTAGCAG GATTCAAGGCTCTCCTGCGGTATGAGGGCTTCGACAGCGACAACAGTAAAGACTTCTGGTGTGAACTCTGCATCCCTGAGGTGCACCCGGTCGGATGGTGTGCTTCGAGTGGCAAACCTCTTATACCTCCGAAAA CCATACAGCATAAATACTCTAACTGGAAAGCCGTTCTTGTGAAGCGTCTCACTGGAGCTAAAACACTGCCACCAGACTTTAACACCAAG GTACAAGAGAACTTGCAGTTCCCCTTTAAGAAGCTGATGCGGGTGGAAGTGGTGGATAAGAACTACCTGTGCCGGACACGGGTGGCGCTGGTGGAACAGGTGATCGGGGGTCGCCTCAGGCTGGTTTATGAGGAGAGCCAGGACGGGTCGGATGACTTCTGGTGCCACATGTACAGCCCCCTCATTCATAATATTGGCTGGTCCCGCAGCATCGGACACCGGTTCAAACGATCCG atgTCACAAAGAAAACTGAGGGTCAAGTAGATGCTCCTGCACTGTATTTCCAGAAg GTGAAAGATGTGGACCAGGGTGGAGATTGGTTCAAAGATGGAATGAAGATAGAAGCCATCGATCCCCTCAACCTCTCAGCTATATGTGTAGCCACTGTAAGAAAG GTGTTGGCAGACGGGTACCTCATGATTGGGATCGATGGTTCTGAGGCGGTGGACGGGTCAGACTGGTTCTGCTACCACGGCACCTCCCCTTCAATCTACCCTGTCGGCTTCTGTGAAATCAACAACATTGAACTCACGCCCCCTAGAG GGTACACTAAACTGCCATTTAAATGGTTTGACTACCTCAGAGAAACAGGTTCAATAGCTGCTCCTGTCAAGCTCTTTAACAAG GAGGTTCCTAATCACGGCTTCCGGCAAGGCATGAAGCTGGAGGCCGTAGATCTAATGGAGCCGCGGCTGGTGTGTGTCGCCACGGTGACGAGGATTGTGCACCGGCTACTGAGGATCCACTTTGACGGCTGGGAGGATGAGTATGACCAGTGGGTGGACTGCGAGTCACCTGACCTCTACCCTGTGGGCTGGTGTCAGCTGACCGGCTACCAGCTGCAACCCCCCGCCTCACAGA GTACCAGAGATCTGCCTCAGTCTGTAcccaaacagaagaagaaggccCAGCAGTACAAAGGCCAAAAGAAAA AGAGGAAGATTCCAGTTGGTCGGCGGCCCTTCAGTCAGACCGGCAGGAGGAGGAACAGCTTCTCTGGAGACGAAGAGCAGAGTCCCCCCCCTTACCCTGCACAGGGGCCCTCTCGGCCGCGGCCCCGACCCAGAACACACCTCcaccaaacacacaaatcaG AGTCTCTCCTGAGGATGAAGGAGGACACGGCTGAGGTGGACGAGTTCACCTTCTCACAGGGCACCTCGGACCAGGAGAGCAACGGCTCTGGCAGCTACTACATCAAACAGGAGCCCTGA
- the LOC134871161 gene encoding nucleoside diphosphate kinase A2-like, with protein sequence MADQKERTFIAIKPDGVQRGIIGEVIKRFEMKGFKLVAMKMIQAPTELLEQHYVDLKERPFFPTLMKYMSSGPVVAMVWEGEGAVKTGRVMLGETNPADSKPGTIRGDFCIAVSKNIIHGSDSVDSANTEISLWFKEDELCTYSSCAISWLY encoded by the exons ATGGCTGATCAGAAGGAGCGCACCTTTATTGCCATCAAGCCAGATGGTGTGCAGAGGGGCATCATCGGAGAGGTCATCAAGAGGTTCGAGATGAAGGGCTTCAAACTTGTTGCCATGAAGATGATCCAG GCCCCTACAGAGCTGCTGGAGCAGCACTACGTCGACCTGAAAGAAAGGCCGTTCTTCCCCACCCTCATGAAATACATGAGCTCTGGCCCAGTGGTCGCCATG gtgtggGAGGGAGAGGGTGCCGTGAAGACCGGCAGGGTGATGCTGGGGGAGACCAACCCCGCCGACTCCAAGCCCGGAACCATCCGAGGAGACTTCTGTATCGCCGTCAGCAA GAACATCATCCACGGCAGCGACTCGGTGGACAGTGCCAACACTGAGATCTCTCTGTGGTTCAAGGAAGACGAGCTGTGCACCTACTCCAGCTGTGCCATCAGCTGGCTCTACTGA